A section of the Oryzias melastigma strain HK-1 linkage group LG14, ASM292280v2, whole genome shotgun sequence genome encodes:
- the hyou1 gene encoding hypoxia up-regulated protein 1, whose amino-acid sequence MAVRNLSVVALFCLFLASLPTYTGSVAVMSVDLGSEWIKVAIVKPGVPMEIVLNKESRRKTPAAVCLKENERLFGDSALGMSVKNPKTVYRYLQSLLGKKHSNPNVELYQKQFPEHQLLEDPARGTVLFGSSEENQYSPEELLGMVLNYSRGLAQDFAEQQIKDAVITVPAFFNQAERRAVLHAAEMAGLKVLQLINDNTAVALNYGVFRRKDLDSTVKNVLFYDMGSSSTTATIVTYQMVKTKELGTQPQLQIRGVGFDRGLGGFEMDLRLRDHLAKLFNEQKKSKKDVRENHRAMAKLLKEAQKLKTVLSANVEFMAQVEGLMDDIDFKSKVTRAEFEELCSDLFERVPRPLLDALETADMKLEDIEQVILVGGSTRVPKVQEVLLKATGKEELGKNINADEAAAMGAVYQAAVLSKAFKVKPFLVRDAAIFPIQVEFTREVEEEGVKTLKQNKRVLFQRMAPYPQRKVITFNRYNSDFTFNVNYGDLNFLSENELSVFGSTNLSTVKLSGVGSSFQKHADAESKGIKAHFNMDESGVLLLDRVESVFETTVDEKEEESTLTRLGNTISTLFGGGSSDSTVNLTEPVQDDEETPPESGKDNKDEGQKDEAPKETQSDSEKSPEDEKLQEKKEETDEKKEPTEEKDEEKREKSVPEKTTKQQKKSKISEEITVELVTNDILNPTADDFESSKKKLRDLTNRDLAKQEREKSLNNLEAFIFETQDKLYQEDYIQVVSDQEKEQISAKLSEASEWMDEEGYAATTKQLKEKLSQLKSLCKDMFFRVEERRKWPDRLAALESLLNTSAFFLRSAKLIPEDDQIFTEVELNMLEKVINETTIWKNKTVAAQEKLSSQEPPILLSKDIEMKLSLLDREVNYLLNKAKFAKPKAKAKAKNSTTTEKSSKANGTAEDSDTPPTEKSPELNPESPEEVQPAEPPSTEDSSIHPGSDSQAQSSDEPVLTDSTEKAQPDNHLEDEL is encoded by the exons ATGGCAGTTAGGAATCTATCTGTGGTTGCTCTCTTCTGCCTCTTTCTGGCATCCCTGCCGACATACACAG GGTCTGTAGCGGTCATGTCCGTCGACTTAGGCAGTGAGTGGATAAAAGTTGCCATTGTCAAACCTGGTGTGCCTATGGAAATAGTTCTTAATAA ggAGTCGAGACGAAAAACCCCTGCTGCTGTGTGCCTCAAAGAAAATGAGAGACTTTTTGGAGACAGTGCTTTAGGCATG TCAGTGAAGAACCCCAAAACGGTGTATAGATACCTTCAAAGCTTACTGGGTAAGAAACACAGCAACCCTAACGTGGAGCTCTACCAGAAACAGTTCCCTGAGCACCAGCTGTTGGAAGACCCAGCGAGAGGCACCGTGCTCTTTGGAAGTTCAGA AGAAAACCAGTATTCTCCTGAGGAACTCCTCGGAATGGTGCTGAATTATTCCCGTGGCCTTGCTCAGGACTTTGCAG AACAGCAAATTAAAGATGCAGTGATCACCGTCCCAGCCTTTTTCAATCAGGCAGAACGCAGAGCTGTtctgcatgcagctgaaatggcCGGTCTGAAGGTCCTTCAACTTATCAACGACAACACAGCTGTGGCCTTGAACTACGGCGTTTTCAGGAGGAAAGATTTGGACAGCACAGTTAAG AATGTCCTCTTTTATGACATGGGGTCCAGCAGCACCACTGCCACAATAGTCACATATCAAATGGTCAAAACGAAGGAGCTTGGTACACAGCCGCAGCTACAGATCCGAGGTGTCGG GTTTGATCGGGGGCTGGGGGGCTTTGAGATGGATCTTCGACTGCGAGATCATTTGGCGAAGCTTTTTaatgagcagaagaagagcaAGAAAGACGTGAGAGAAAACCACCGAGCTATGGCTAAACTACTGAAAGAAGCCCAGAAACTGAAAACGGTGTTGAGTGCAAATGTGGAGTTTATGGCTCAG GTGGAAGGTTTGATGGATGACATCGACTTCAAATCTAAAGTCACCAGAGCTGAGTTTGAAGAGCTGTGTTCAGATCTTTTTGAAAGAGTTCCTCGCCCTCTGCTTGATGCTCTGGAAACTGCAGACATGAAGCTG GAGGATATTGAGCAGGTCATTTTGGTGGGCGGCTCTACTCGTGTCCCCAAAGTTCAGGAGGTTCTGCTGAAAGCTACAGGAAA AGAGGAGTTGGGGAAGAACATCAACGCGGATGAGGCCGCAGCAATGGGTGCTGTGTACCAAGCAGCTGTGCTCAGCAAGGCCTTTAAAGTGAAGCCATTTCTAGTCCGGGATGCTGCAATTTTCCCTATTCAG GTGGAATTCACCCGCGAGGTGGAGGAGGAAGGGGTCAAAACCCTGAAGCAAAACAAACGTGTTCTGTTCCAGAGGATGGCGCCCTACCCACAGCGCAAAGTCATAACCTTCAATCGTTACAACAGTGACTTCACTTTCAACGTCAACTACGGAGACCTGAACTTTTTGAGTGAAAACGAATTAAG TGTTTTTGGCTCTACAAACTTGAGCACCGTCAAGCTTTCTGGAGTGGGAAGCAGCTTCCAAAAACACGCCGATGCCGAGTCCAAGGGGATAAAGGCTCATTTCAACATGGATGAAAGTGGTGTCCTTCTTCTTGATCGG GTTGAGTCTGTCTTTGAAACAACTGTAGatgagaaagaagaagaatctaCGTTAACTA GACTGGGGAACACGATTTCCACGTTGTTTGGAGGTGGATCGTCTGACTCCACTGTCAATTTAACTGAACCTGTGCAG GATGATGAGGAAACGCCTCCAGAGTCTGGAAAGGACAACAAGGACGAGGGTCAGAAGGACGAAGCTCCAAAGGAGACGCAAAGTGATTCTGAGAAAAGTCCAGAGGATGAAAAACTCCAGGAGAAGAAGGAAGAAACGGATGAGAAGAAAGAGCCCACT gaggaaaaagatgaagagaaaCGTGAAAAATCGGTGCCAGAGAAGACGaccaaacagcagaaaaagagcAAGATCTCTGAGGAGATCACTGTGGAGCTTGTTACCAATGACATCCTGAACCCCACTGCTGATGACTTTGAAAGCTCCAAAAAGAA gttacgGGATTTGACTAACAGGGATTTGGCCAAACAGGAAAGGGAAAAGTCACTGAACAACCTGGAAGCATTTATCTTTGAAACCCAG gataaGTTGTACCAGGAGGATTATATCCAGGTTGTGAGTGACCAGGAGAAGGAGCAAATCTCTGCCAAACTCAGCGAGGCGTCTGAGTGGATGGATGAGGAAGGCTACGCCGCCACCACCAAGCAGCTGAAAGAGAAGCTGTCCCAGCTGAAAAGTCTGTGCAAAGACATGTTTTTCAGGGTTGAGGAGCGGCGCAAATGGCCAGACCGCCTGGCAGCTCTGGAAAGCTTGCTCAACACGTCCGCTTTTTTTCTAAG gagtgcCAAACTCATTCCAGAGGATGACCAGATCTTCACTGAGGTTGAGCTGAATATGCTAGAAAAAGTCATCAATGAAACAACG ATATGGAAGAACAAGACCGTAGCAGCACAGGAGAAACTGTCTTCACAAGAGCCACCGATCCTGCTGTCCAAGGATATCGAGATGAAGCTTTCCCTGCTGGATAGAGAAGTCAACTACTTGCTCAACAAAGCCAAGTTTGCCAAACCCAAGGCTAAAGCCAAAGCAAAGAACTCGACCACgacggagaaaagcagcaaagcTAACGGCACGGCTGAAGACTCGGACACGCCGCCGACAGAGAAAAGCCCCGAGTTAAATCCAG aaagtccAGAAGAAGTCCAGCCAGCAGAGCCTCCATCAACCGAGGACAGCAGTATACATCCAGGTTCTGACAGCCAAGCGCAGTCTTCAGATGAGCCGGTACTAACGG ATTCAACAGAAAAGGCACAACCTGACAACCACTTAGAGGATGAATTATAA